Proteins from a genomic interval of Oncorhynchus nerka isolate Pitt River linkage group LG13, Oner_Uvic_2.0, whole genome shotgun sequence:
- the ubox5 gene encoding RING finger protein 37 isoform X1, whose product MVVNLCLPHFKTTIQCDKLCADGYDVTNLLSADPAVRRRGFKLEYFLRPPVQVTLQFGFQVEVCRVDVELWPWGMDRGQACKRLEISTSSDPPLPHNHSLEQGQTQAQQGQEKGQQWDQAKAQFKGHQWSLQAQQYSLQGQEKSQQWTQRGQTHSHTDTSQGAFHLVGRCELTEETHVSFSHPCFRPRPPFSSLPPAPREGCRQEELWSRGPLSLGSVKQLRVTVPYGAGASAMGLKALAVWGLPSRCCPPDEVERVRITHENASLRPVPRLSHLASAQPSPVNQPPAGSQTTTATSLLQVPEEFLDPLTQEVMLLPMLLPSGVSVDSSTLEEYQRREATWGRVPNDPFTGVPFVPESQALPNPHLKSRIDRFLLQTGLEVRDGAVGRQGHGESPQPSRLIPPQRTGESRDSAVTTAAAVESANHQGTLSRNSVTRTQTNQKGAESVITQRSQLTQYRGTGAFNNRAKNGNGKDRCAGKVGPKEGAVDRVSSQEGGPDLGTRRKRELEVWATLIRSKGKGEPTGPKAASASAGHSKELLPDLKRPRTDANPTISSATVPSSSSHEQRLSASLDYEQRLSTSLDQEQRLSASLDQALLSALQGRPSFTSYPSQTPQLQHKHTDTPADTPTAFPISLFPPLLSPLPFLSLPGENRCGSCSCSLSVYSTSPSAYRLPCGHFLCRPCLHRKSRPLVTTAMPNHILCPTCHSPAASSDITHVHH is encoded by the exons ATGGTGGTGAATCTCTGCCTACCACATTTCAAGACCACCATCCagtgtgacaag cTATGTGCAGATGGGTACGACGTCACCAACCTCCTATCGGCCGACCCAGCAGTCCGGAGGCGGGGTTTTAAGCTGGAGTACTTCCTGCGGCCGCCTGTTCAG GTGACACTGCAGTTTGGCTTCCAGGTGGAAGTGTGTCGGGTGGATGTGGAGCTGTGGCCCTGGGGCATGGACCGAGGACAGGCCTGCAAGAGGCTGGAGATCAGCACCAGCTCTGACCCCCCACTCCCCCACAATCACAGCTTAGAGCAGGGCCAAACCCAGGCCCAGCAAGGCCAAGAGAAGGGCCAGCAATGGGACCAAGCCAAGGCCCAGTTCAAAGGCCACCAATGGAGCCTCCAGGCCCAACAATATAGTCTACAAGGCCAGGAGAAGAGCCAGCAATGGACCCAACGTGGCCAAACGCACAGCCACACAGACACCAGCCAGGGGGCTTTTCACCTGGTGGGACGCTGTGAACTAACAGAAGAGACCCACGTCAGTTTCTCCCATCCCTGTTTCCGCCCGcgccctcccttctcctccctgccCCCGGCACCCCGTGAGGGGTGTAGACAAGAGGAGCTGTGGAGCAGGGGCCCGCTCTCACTAGGCTCTGTGAAGCAGCTCCGTGTGACAGTGCCGTACGGTGCGGGTGCCTCCGCGATGGGGCTCAAGGCACTGGCAGTGTGGGGGCTGCCTTCTCGCTGCTGCCCTCCAgacgaggtggagagagtgaggatAACTCATGAGAACGCTAGCCTGAGACCAGTGCCACGGCTCAGCCACTTGGCATCAGCTCAGCCTTCACCTGTCAATCAACCACCGGCAGGGTCACAGACGACAACAGCAACTAG CCTCCTGCAAGTACCTGAGGAGTTCCTGGACCCGCTGACCCAGGAAGTGATGTTGTTGCCCATGCTGCTGCCCAGTGGAGTGTCTGTGGACAGCTCTACTCTGGAGGAGTACCAGAGGAGGGAGGCTACCTGGGGTCGCGTCCCCAACGACCCCTTCACCGGTGTCCCCTTCGTCCCTGAGTCACAGGCCCTCCCCAACCCCCACCTGAAGAGCCGCATCGACCGCTTCTTGCtccagacagggttagaggtcagggatgGAGCGGTTGGGAGGCAGGGCCATGGTGAGAGTCCGCAGCCCTCCAGACTCATACCTCcacagaggactggagagagtagggactctgctgtcaccactgctgctgctgtagaGTCAGCCAACCACCAGGGGACACTTAGCCGAAACAGTGTGACTCGCACACAGACTAACCAAAAAGGGGCAGAAAGTGTTATTACACAGAGGAGCCAGCTTACGCAGTACAGGGGGACTGGGGCTTTTAACAACAGGGCGAAGAATGGGAATGGGAAGGATCGGTGCGCTGGTAAAGTTGGCCCTAAAGAAGGGGCAGTGGATAGAGTGAGTTCCCAGGAGGGAGGGCCAGACTTGGGgacaaggagaaagagagagcttgaGGTTTGGGCCACTCTGATCCGTTCTAAGGGAAAGGGTGAGCCCACCGGACCCAAAGCAGCCTCTGCTAGTGCTGGTCACTCCAAGGAGCTACTTCCTGACTTGAAAAGACCAAGAACAGATGCAAACCCCACTATCTCCTCAG CCACAGTTCCTAGCAGTAGCTCCCATGAACAGCGCTTGTCTGCCAGTCTAGACTATGAACAGCGTTTGTCTACCAGTCTAGACCAAGAACAGCGTTTGTCTGCCAGTCTAGACCAGGCCCTTCTCTCAGCCCTGCAGGGTCGACCCTCCTTTACCTCCTACCCCTCCCAAACCCCCCAGCTccagcacaaacacacagacacacctgctGACACCCCAACAG CTTTTcctatttctctctttccccctcttctctccccacttccctttctctctctcccaggtgagaacaggtgtggttcctgttCCTGCTCTCTATCAGTCTACTCGACCTCTCCATCAGCATATCGCCTGCCCTGTGGTCACTTCCTGTGCCGCCCCTGCCTACACAGGAAGTCCCGCCCACTTGTCACTACAGCAATGCCCAATCACATCCTCTGTCCCACCTGCCATAGCCCTGCCGCTTCCAGTGACATCACACACGTGCATCACTGA
- the ubox5 gene encoding RING finger protein 37 isoform X2 — MVVNLCLPHFKTTIQCDKLCADGYDVTNLLSADPAVRRRGFKLEYFLRPPVQVTLQFGFQVEVCRVDVELWPWGMDRGQACKRLEISTSSDPPLPHNHSLEQGQTQAQQGQEKGQQWDQAKAQFKGHQWSLQAQQYSLQGQEKSQQWTQRGQTHSHTDTSQGAFHLVGRCELTEETHVSFSHPCFRPRPPFSSLPPAPREGCRQEELWSRGPLSLGSVKQLRVTVPYGAGASAMGLKALAVWGLPSRCCPPDEVERVRITHENASLRPVPRLSHLASAQPSPVNQPPAGSQTTTATSLLQVPEEFLDPLTQEVMLLPMLLPSGVSVDSSTLEEYQRREATWGRVPNDPFTGVPFVPESQALPNPHLKSRIDRFLLQTGLEVRDGAVGRQGHGESPQPSRLIPPQRTGESRDSAVTTAAAVESANHQGTLSRNSVTRTQTNQKGAESVITQRSQLTQYRGTGAFNNRAKNGNGKDRCAGKVGPKEGAVDRVSSQEGGPDLGTRRKRELEVWATLIRSKGKGEPTGPKAASASAGHSKELLPDLKRPRTDANPTISSATVPSSSSHEQRLSASLDYEQRLSTSLDQEQRLSASLDQALLSALQGRPSFTSYPSQTPQLQHKHTDTPADTPTGENRCGSCSCSLSVYSTSPSAYRLPCGHFLCRPCLHRKSRPLVTTAMPNHILCPTCHSPAASSDITHVHH, encoded by the exons ATGGTGGTGAATCTCTGCCTACCACATTTCAAGACCACCATCCagtgtgacaag cTATGTGCAGATGGGTACGACGTCACCAACCTCCTATCGGCCGACCCAGCAGTCCGGAGGCGGGGTTTTAAGCTGGAGTACTTCCTGCGGCCGCCTGTTCAG GTGACACTGCAGTTTGGCTTCCAGGTGGAAGTGTGTCGGGTGGATGTGGAGCTGTGGCCCTGGGGCATGGACCGAGGACAGGCCTGCAAGAGGCTGGAGATCAGCACCAGCTCTGACCCCCCACTCCCCCACAATCACAGCTTAGAGCAGGGCCAAACCCAGGCCCAGCAAGGCCAAGAGAAGGGCCAGCAATGGGACCAAGCCAAGGCCCAGTTCAAAGGCCACCAATGGAGCCTCCAGGCCCAACAATATAGTCTACAAGGCCAGGAGAAGAGCCAGCAATGGACCCAACGTGGCCAAACGCACAGCCACACAGACACCAGCCAGGGGGCTTTTCACCTGGTGGGACGCTGTGAACTAACAGAAGAGACCCACGTCAGTTTCTCCCATCCCTGTTTCCGCCCGcgccctcccttctcctccctgccCCCGGCACCCCGTGAGGGGTGTAGACAAGAGGAGCTGTGGAGCAGGGGCCCGCTCTCACTAGGCTCTGTGAAGCAGCTCCGTGTGACAGTGCCGTACGGTGCGGGTGCCTCCGCGATGGGGCTCAAGGCACTGGCAGTGTGGGGGCTGCCTTCTCGCTGCTGCCCTCCAgacgaggtggagagagtgaggatAACTCATGAGAACGCTAGCCTGAGACCAGTGCCACGGCTCAGCCACTTGGCATCAGCTCAGCCTTCACCTGTCAATCAACCACCGGCAGGGTCACAGACGACAACAGCAACTAG CCTCCTGCAAGTACCTGAGGAGTTCCTGGACCCGCTGACCCAGGAAGTGATGTTGTTGCCCATGCTGCTGCCCAGTGGAGTGTCTGTGGACAGCTCTACTCTGGAGGAGTACCAGAGGAGGGAGGCTACCTGGGGTCGCGTCCCCAACGACCCCTTCACCGGTGTCCCCTTCGTCCCTGAGTCACAGGCCCTCCCCAACCCCCACCTGAAGAGCCGCATCGACCGCTTCTTGCtccagacagggttagaggtcagggatgGAGCGGTTGGGAGGCAGGGCCATGGTGAGAGTCCGCAGCCCTCCAGACTCATACCTCcacagaggactggagagagtagggactctgctgtcaccactgctgctgctgtagaGTCAGCCAACCACCAGGGGACACTTAGCCGAAACAGTGTGACTCGCACACAGACTAACCAAAAAGGGGCAGAAAGTGTTATTACACAGAGGAGCCAGCTTACGCAGTACAGGGGGACTGGGGCTTTTAACAACAGGGCGAAGAATGGGAATGGGAAGGATCGGTGCGCTGGTAAAGTTGGCCCTAAAGAAGGGGCAGTGGATAGAGTGAGTTCCCAGGAGGGAGGGCCAGACTTGGGgacaaggagaaagagagagcttgaGGTTTGGGCCACTCTGATCCGTTCTAAGGGAAAGGGTGAGCCCACCGGACCCAAAGCAGCCTCTGCTAGTGCTGGTCACTCCAAGGAGCTACTTCCTGACTTGAAAAGACCAAGAACAGATGCAAACCCCACTATCTCCTCAG CCACAGTTCCTAGCAGTAGCTCCCATGAACAGCGCTTGTCTGCCAGTCTAGACTATGAACAGCGTTTGTCTACCAGTCTAGACCAAGAACAGCGTTTGTCTGCCAGTCTAGACCAGGCCCTTCTCTCAGCCCTGCAGGGTCGACCCTCCTTTACCTCCTACCCCTCCCAAACCCCCCAGCTccagcacaaacacacagacacacctgctGACACCCCAACAG gtgagaacaggtgtggttcctgttCCTGCTCTCTATCAGTCTACTCGACCTCTCCATCAGCATATCGCCTGCCCTGTGGTCACTTCCTGTGCCGCCCCTGCCTACACAGGAAGTCCCGCCCACTTGTCACTACAGCAATGCCCAATCACATCCTCTGTCCCACCTGCCATAGCCCTGCCGCTTCCAGTGACATCACACACGTGCATCACTGA
- the LOC115140319 gene encoding zinc finger protein 131-like isoform X1, translating into MADKGEGYGSQFPDHYKVMLDKLNEQRQLDQFTDITLIVDGHQFRAHKAVLAACSQFFHKFFQDFTQEPLVEIEGVSNSAFRQLMEFTYTATLAVSGPEEVNDVWKAAEYLQMQEAIKALNNRLGDGTLFQLSQTLVAGNSKAKKRKISEILPSVEGDQVEIEVEIGEGTIEVEETGLEEVVDAARNTQAVSDDSALALLADITSKYQQGGLTLHVLKKEGLKEEMVYQEETVTPPKTLESLEMVEVQISQLDKMFRCNKCDRSFRLYYHLKQHMRAHMAALDKPHACCHCGKAYTREGALKQHLNTLHYEAEELSRSQSQKKKTHVCEYCDKQFDHFGHFKEHLRKHTGEKPFACPDCHERFARNSTLKCHMAACQNGAGAKKGRKKLYECQVCSSVFNSWELFKDHLTTHTGEKPNHCTMCDLWFTQPDDLRQHLRDLHGVTDDKLITQELVIAAAATQEEVTREGKGGKRETLLLEDGISVEHVTVEPVGVVALVETTMLVDGEVTEMCEEDIERLKEAGVEIRVLQVSAEGQVNSEIQVEGSEVEVEVEEDSQPAIAV; encoded by the exons ATGGCAGATAAGGGTGAGGGGTATGGTAGTCAGTTCCCAGACCATTATAAAGTCATGCTGGACAAACTGAATGAACAGAGACAGCTGGACCAGTTCACAGACATCACTCTCATAGTAGACG GACACCAGTTCAGGGCCCATAAGGCAGTGTTAGCAGCGTGCAGTCAGTTCTTCCACAAGTTCTTCCAGGACTTCACACAGGAGCCACTAGTGGAGATTGAAG GAGTGAGTAACTCAGCTTTCCGCCAGCTGATGGAATTTACGTACACAGCTACGCTGGCTGTCAGTGGGCCAGAGGAGGTCAACGACGTGTGGAAGGCAGCAGAGTACCTCCAGATGCAGGAGGCCATCAAGGCCCTCAACAACAG gTTGGGTGATGGCACCCTCTTCCAGCTATCCCAGACTCTGGTGGCGGGGAATAGCAAGGCCAAGAAGAGGAAGATATCTGAGATTCTTCCCTCAGTGGAGGGGGATCAG GTGGAGATTGAGGTGGAGATCGGAGAGGGTACCATTGAGGTGGAGGAGACGGggctggaggaggtggtggacgCTGCTCGGAACACCCAGGCAGTCTCGGATGACTCTGCCCTGGCTCTGCTTGCTGACATTACCAGCAAGTACCAGCAAGGGGGGCTAACGCTGCACGTCCTGAAGAAGGAAGGACTGAAGGAG gaGATGGTGTATCAGGAGGAGACGGTGACACCTCCCAAGACTCTCGAGAGTCTGGAGATGGTCGAGGTCCAGATCTCTCAGCTGGACAAGATGTTCCGCTGCAACAAATGTGACCGCAGCTTCCGCCTCTATTATCACCTTAAACAGCACATGCGCGCCCACATGGCCGCGCTGGACAAGCCTCATGCGTGTTGCCACTGCGGGAAGGCGTACACGCGGGAGGGGGCGCTTAAACAGCACCTGAACACGTTACATTATGAGGCGGAGGAGCTGTCGCGCAGCCAGTCCCAGAAGAAGAAGACACACGTGTGCGAGTACTGTGACAAGCAGTTTGACCACTTTGGACACTTCAAGGAGCACTTACGAAAGCACACTG gtgagaaACCGTTTGCGTGTCCAGACTGCCATGAGCGCTTTGCCAGGAACAGCACATTGAAATGTCACATGGCTGCCTGTCAGAACGGCGCCGGGGCCAAGAAGGGACGCAAGAAACTCTACGAATGTCAG GTGTGCAGCAGTGTGTTCAACAGCTGGGAGCTGTTTAAAGACCACCTGACGACACACACGGGAGAAAAGCCTAACCATTGCACCATGTGTGACCTCTGGTTCACCCAGCCCGACGACCTCCGCCAACATCTCCGCGACCTGCACGGCGTCACAGACGACAAGCTGATAACCCAGGAACTGGTCATTGCCGCCGCGGCAACGCAAGAGGAAGTGaccagggaggggaagggaggcaaGAGGGAGACCCTTCTACTAGAGGACGGGATAAGCGTGGAGCATGTTACCGTGGAGCCCGTAGGTGTGGTAGCATTGGTGGAAACAACCATGTTGGTGGATGGGGAGGTGACCGAGATGTGTGAGGAGGACATAGAGAGACTGAAGGAAGCGGGTGTTGAGATCCGGGTGCTGCAGGTGTCAGCAGAGGGACAGGTGAACTCTGAGATCCAGGTGGAGGGGAgcgaggtggaggtggaggtggaggaggattcGCAACCGGCTATTGCTGTATGA
- the LOC115140319 gene encoding zinc finger protein 131-like isoform X2, whose protein sequence is MADKGEGYGSQFPDHYKVMLDKLNEQRQLDQFTDITLIVDGHQFRAHKAVLAACSQFFHKFFQDFTQEPLVEIEGVSNSAFRQLMEFTYTATLAVSGPEEVNDVWKAAEYLQMQEAIKALNNRLGDGTLFQLSQTLVAGNSKAKKRKISEILPSVEGDQVEIEVEIGEGTIEVEETGLEEVVDAARNTQAVSDDSALALLADITSKYQQGGLTLHVLKKEGLKEMVYQEETVTPPKTLESLEMVEVQISQLDKMFRCNKCDRSFRLYYHLKQHMRAHMAALDKPHACCHCGKAYTREGALKQHLNTLHYEAEELSRSQSQKKKTHVCEYCDKQFDHFGHFKEHLRKHTGEKPFACPDCHERFARNSTLKCHMAACQNGAGAKKGRKKLYECQVCSSVFNSWELFKDHLTTHTGEKPNHCTMCDLWFTQPDDLRQHLRDLHGVTDDKLITQELVIAAAATQEEVTREGKGGKRETLLLEDGISVEHVTVEPVGVVALVETTMLVDGEVTEMCEEDIERLKEAGVEIRVLQVSAEGQVNSEIQVEGSEVEVEVEEDSQPAIAV, encoded by the exons ATGGCAGATAAGGGTGAGGGGTATGGTAGTCAGTTCCCAGACCATTATAAAGTCATGCTGGACAAACTGAATGAACAGAGACAGCTGGACCAGTTCACAGACATCACTCTCATAGTAGACG GACACCAGTTCAGGGCCCATAAGGCAGTGTTAGCAGCGTGCAGTCAGTTCTTCCACAAGTTCTTCCAGGACTTCACACAGGAGCCACTAGTGGAGATTGAAG GAGTGAGTAACTCAGCTTTCCGCCAGCTGATGGAATTTACGTACACAGCTACGCTGGCTGTCAGTGGGCCAGAGGAGGTCAACGACGTGTGGAAGGCAGCAGAGTACCTCCAGATGCAGGAGGCCATCAAGGCCCTCAACAACAG gTTGGGTGATGGCACCCTCTTCCAGCTATCCCAGACTCTGGTGGCGGGGAATAGCAAGGCCAAGAAGAGGAAGATATCTGAGATTCTTCCCTCAGTGGAGGGGGATCAG GTGGAGATTGAGGTGGAGATCGGAGAGGGTACCATTGAGGTGGAGGAGACGGggctggaggaggtggtggacgCTGCTCGGAACACCCAGGCAGTCTCGGATGACTCTGCCCTGGCTCTGCTTGCTGACATTACCAGCAAGTACCAGCAAGGGGGGCTAACGCTGCACGTCCTGAAGAAGGAAGGACTGAAGGAG ATGGTGTATCAGGAGGAGACGGTGACACCTCCCAAGACTCTCGAGAGTCTGGAGATGGTCGAGGTCCAGATCTCTCAGCTGGACAAGATGTTCCGCTGCAACAAATGTGACCGCAGCTTCCGCCTCTATTATCACCTTAAACAGCACATGCGCGCCCACATGGCCGCGCTGGACAAGCCTCATGCGTGTTGCCACTGCGGGAAGGCGTACACGCGGGAGGGGGCGCTTAAACAGCACCTGAACACGTTACATTATGAGGCGGAGGAGCTGTCGCGCAGCCAGTCCCAGAAGAAGAAGACACACGTGTGCGAGTACTGTGACAAGCAGTTTGACCACTTTGGACACTTCAAGGAGCACTTACGAAAGCACACTG gtgagaaACCGTTTGCGTGTCCAGACTGCCATGAGCGCTTTGCCAGGAACAGCACATTGAAATGTCACATGGCTGCCTGTCAGAACGGCGCCGGGGCCAAGAAGGGACGCAAGAAACTCTACGAATGTCAG GTGTGCAGCAGTGTGTTCAACAGCTGGGAGCTGTTTAAAGACCACCTGACGACACACACGGGAGAAAAGCCTAACCATTGCACCATGTGTGACCTCTGGTTCACCCAGCCCGACGACCTCCGCCAACATCTCCGCGACCTGCACGGCGTCACAGACGACAAGCTGATAACCCAGGAACTGGTCATTGCCGCCGCGGCAACGCAAGAGGAAGTGaccagggaggggaagggaggcaaGAGGGAGACCCTTCTACTAGAGGACGGGATAAGCGTGGAGCATGTTACCGTGGAGCCCGTAGGTGTGGTAGCATTGGTGGAAACAACCATGTTGGTGGATGGGGAGGTGACCGAGATGTGTGAGGAGGACATAGAGAGACTGAAGGAAGCGGGTGTTGAGATCCGGGTGCTGCAGGTGTCAGCAGAGGGACAGGTGAACTCTGAGATCCAGGTGGAGGGGAgcgaggtggaggtggaggtggaggaggattcGCAACCGGCTATTGCTGTATGA